In a single window of the Candidatus Margulisiibacteriota bacterium genome:
- a CDS encoding bifunctional oligoribonuclease/PAP phosphatase NrnA yields MKNQIKELLKKVNTVLIAGHSDPDGDSIGSMLGLGFMLEQLGKTVHYFCVDSVPRVYAFLPGIDKIKKNLSPGQTYDVLFVVDSSDLSRIGDKLTDFRQTAKTIVNIDHHPDNTNFGDINLVVAASSTSEVIFDLALFLKSKIDQKIAECLYVALITDTGNFRYENTTAKTFQMAAELMKCGIKTNEITTRIYDTRTIKAVKITALAMSNVKFAGDGKICWTAVNEEMMEQVGALGEDLVGIVDCLRSIEGVEVAIFFREKDELVKMNFRSKKRVNVSEIARKFGGGGHVKAAGAVMNGKLEKVEALVIAEAEKQISSLKYLV; encoded by the coding sequence ATGAAAAACCAAATAAAAGAGCTTCTAAAAAAGGTTAATACCGTACTGATCGCCGGGCACAGCGACCCCGACGGCGACTCGATCGGCTCTATGCTCGGGCTTGGGTTTATGCTGGAGCAGCTTGGTAAAACAGTCCATTATTTTTGCGTCGATTCTGTCCCCCGCGTTTACGCTTTTCTGCCTGGAATAGACAAGATCAAGAAAAATCTCTCTCCCGGCCAGACTTATGATGTTCTTTTTGTGGTTGATTCGTCCGACCTGTCGCGGATCGGCGACAAGTTGACCGACTTCCGGCAGACCGCCAAGACGATCGTCAACATCGACCATCATCCAGATAATACTAATTTTGGCGATATTAATCTTGTCGTTGCCGCTTCTTCGACTTCGGAAGTGATCTTTGACCTGGCCCTCTTTCTCAAGAGCAAGATAGACCAAAAGATCGCCGAATGTCTTTATGTCGCCCTGATCACAGACACGGGTAATTTCCGTTACGAGAACACCACGGCCAAGACCTTCCAGATGGCGGCCGAACTTATGAAGTGTGGGATCAAGACCAATGAGATAACCACCAGGATCTACGATACCCGGACGATCAAAGCGGTCAAGATCACGGCGCTGGCGATGTCGAATGTCAAATTTGCCGGTGATGGTAAGATCTGCTGGACGGCGGTCAACGAAGAGATGATGGAGCAGGTTGGCGCCCTGGGGGAAGACCTGGTCGGGATCGTCGATTGCCTTCGATCGATCGAGGGAGTGGAGGTGGCGATCTTTTTCCGCGAGAAGGACGAACTCGTAAAAATGAACTTCCGCTCCAAGAAACGGGTCAATGTTTCCGAGATCGCCAGGAAATTTGGCGGCGGTGGACACGTCAAGGCGGCCGGGGCGGTGATGAACGGCAAACTGGAAAAAGTGGAAGCGCTGGTCATTGCCGAGGCAGAAAAACAAATCTCGTCTCTGAAGTATTTGGTATGA
- the hisA gene encoding 1-(5-phosphoribosyl)-5-[(5-phosphoribosylamino)methylideneamino]imidazole-4-carboxamide isomerase, whose translation MKFEVIPAIDLLQGKCVRLKQGNYGSETIYSAEPLEVAARWVAAGAKRLHVVDLDGAKTGIAANIDIIKAIIKEVAVPIQIGGGVRNFNLISDLLKFGADRVILGTTAIKNPNLLGNVCEKFGDKIAVAIDAKGNFAAAEGWMYVSKKDTLTLAKEAIGLGVKRFVFTDISRDGMLEGPNIDSIKKFMDGVKVPVIASGGVSTKEDVEKLKAVGAEGCIVGKALYDGKLQLEEIL comes from the coding sequence GTGAAGTTTGAAGTAATACCAGCGATCGACCTGCTCCAGGGGAAGTGCGTCAGGCTCAAACAAGGAAATTACGGTTCCGAGACCATTTATTCGGCCGAACCGTTAGAAGTCGCCGCCCGCTGGGTCGCGGCCGGGGCCAAACGACTCCATGTCGTCGACCTGGACGGGGCCAAGACCGGCATCGCGGCCAACATTGACATTATTAAAGCGATCATCAAAGAGGTTGCCGTTCCTATCCAGATCGGCGGCGGGGTCCGCAATTTCAACCTGATCTCTGACCTGCTCAAATTTGGGGCCGACCGCGTTATTCTGGGGACCACCGCGATCAAGAACCCCAACCTGCTGGGGAACGTCTGCGAAAAGTTCGGCGACAAGATCGCCGTCGCCATTGACGCCAAGGGGAACTTTGCCGCCGCCGAAGGGTGGATGTACGTCAGCAAAAAAGACACCCTCACCCTGGCCAAAGAAGCGATCGGCCTGGGGGTCAAGCGGTTTGTCTTTACCGACATCAGCCGGGACGGAATGCTCGAGGGGCCCAACATTGACTCGATCAAGAAGTTCATGGACGGGGTCAAGGTCCCGGTCATCGCCTCGGGCGGCGTCTCAACCAAAGAAGACGTTGAAAAGCTCAAGGCGGTCGGCGCCGAAGGGTGCATTGTCGGCAAAGCGCTCTATGATGGGAAGCTGCAACTGGAAGAGATCCTTTAA
- the nusA gene encoding transcription termination factor NusA, whose product MKIDNFNAMLEEIQRERGLSKEVLLDTIRASLLSAAKKRFAEGDNIDVQISDTGEVKLMKIVEGEEPEDVTPADFSRFAAQTAKQVIIQRLREAEKEETFDEFTKKQGEIINGIVQRKEFGGYLVNLGRLETILPVTEQIPGEVFRERDRVKFYVVETKRSSKGPLVIISRSHPNLIKRLFEMEIPEIKEGILEIKGIAREPGKRTKVAIFSNDPNVGAVGTCVGKMGQRIQNIVRELGPERIDIVEWSDDQKRFISNSLSPAKVNLVELNEAEKSARVHVADKEVSLAIGKEGQNVRLAVKLTGWKIDLISEGREEKPSETPTESYKVHELAKELEMTSNDLVLKLREMGFSVKAANSTVPPEAVAAIKGQKKEG is encoded by the coding sequence ATGAAGATCGATAATTTTAACGCGATGCTTGAAGAGATCCAGCGGGAGCGGGGCCTTTCCAAAGAGGTCCTGCTAGACACTATTCGGGCTTCGCTTCTTTCGGCGGCTAAGAAAAGATTTGCCGAAGGGGACAATATTGACGTACAGATCTCCGATACCGGGGAAGTTAAGCTCATGAAGATAGTCGAAGGGGAAGAGCCGGAAGATGTTACTCCGGCGGATTTTAGCCGTTTCGCGGCGCAGACCGCCAAACAGGTGATCATCCAGCGGCTCCGGGAAGCGGAAAAAGAAGAAACCTTTGATGAATTCACCAAAAAACAGGGGGAGATCATTAACGGGATCGTCCAAAGGAAAGAATTTGGCGGGTATCTGGTCAATCTGGGACGGCTGGAAACCATTTTACCGGTCACCGAGCAGATCCCTGGTGAAGTATTTCGCGAACGGGACCGGGTAAAATTCTATGTTGTTGAAACCAAAAGGAGCTCAAAAGGCCCTTTGGTAATAATTTCCCGCTCTCACCCAAACCTGATCAAACGATTGTTTGAAATGGAGATCCCGGAGATCAAAGAAGGGATCCTGGAGATCAAAGGAATTGCCAGGGAGCCGGGGAAGCGGACCAAGGTCGCCATCTTTTCCAACGACCCGAACGTTGGCGCGGTCGGAACCTGCGTCGGCAAAATGGGCCAGCGGATCCAAAACATTGTCCGCGAACTGGGGCCGGAGCGGATTGACATTGTCGAATGGAGCGATGATCAAAAGAGATTCATCTCCAACTCCCTTAGCCCGGCCAAAGTTAACCTGGTTGAATTGAACGAAGCGGAAAAGAGCGCCCGGGTCCATGTTGCCGATAAAGAGGTCTCGCTGGCGATCGGTAAAGAGGGACAGAACGTCCGGTTGGCCGTTAAACTGACCGGCTGGAAGATCGACCTGATCTCTGAAGGACGGGAAGAGAAGCCCTCCGAAACTCCGACCGAATCATACAAAGTGCATGAACTGGCCAAAGAGCTGGAGATGACCAGCAACGACCTGGTCCTGAAACTCCGGGAGATGGGTTTTTCCGTAAAAGCGGCCAACTCGACCGTTCCGCCTGAAGCGGTAGCGGCGATCAAGGGCCAAAAGAAGGAGGGCTAA
- the hisH gene encoding imidazole glycerol phosphate synthase subunit HisH, whose protein sequence is MSIAIIDYGAGNLRSVEKALQKLGFNSEITSDKSAIRGSKGIILPGVGSFDPAIAQLRSLGLESVIEEAIISGKPFLGICLGMQHLFESSEEGKLGGMGILKGKAVRFDLSKHPELSVPHMGWNRLLVKRRSPIMAGIDDGSMVYFAHTYHVKPKDDIIISTTTDYGYDFASSVWKDNLFGIQFHPEKSGEIGLVILKNFGGLCK, encoded by the coding sequence GTGTCTATAGCAATTATCGACTACGGAGCAGGGAATCTGCGGAGCGTCGAAAAGGCGCTCCAAAAGCTCGGTTTTAACAGCGAGATCACCAGCGACAAGTCTGCCATACGCGGATCCAAAGGAATTATCCTCCCCGGGGTCGGTTCTTTTGATCCGGCGATCGCCCAACTCCGCTCCCTTGGCCTGGAAAGCGTCATTGAAGAAGCGATCATTTCCGGCAAACCCTTTTTGGGGATCTGCCTCGGGATGCAGCACCTCTTTGAATCTTCAGAGGAGGGAAAACTTGGCGGGATGGGAATTTTAAAAGGGAAAGCGGTCCGTTTTGACCTGTCCAAGCACCCTGAATTAAGCGTCCCGCACATGGGGTGGAACCGGCTTCTCGTCAAGAGGCGCTCCCCCATCATGGCCGGGATCGACGATGGAAGCATGGTCTATTTTGCTCACACCTACCACGTAAAACCAAAAGATGATATAATTATTTCCACAACGACCGATTACGGCTACGATTTTGCCTCATCAGTTTGGAAGGATAACCTGTTCGGCATCCAATTCCATCCCGAGAAAAGCGGCGAGATCGGCCTGGTCATTTTGAAAAATTTTGGAGGTTTGTGCAAGTGA
- the infB gene encoding translation initiation factor IF-2 encodes MAKIRVSALAKELKTTSKELLVILKTLGIEAKTATSSIEEAEAEKVRNQGKKEKAPKKTEKPTKVEKPKKSKEDKAPPVVAKPVVAKEAPKPAAVKPVPPKPAPKPVPPPPPPPPPPPPAPVVVQKPVVPVVPPKPTVPAIVITSDDISVKDLSDKLQIKASDLIKELMKKGMMVTINQRIASEVAKEVGIALGREIELKAAQEVTVTHRTHNIEKRALRPPVVTVMGHVDHGKTKLLDAIRKTKVAESEAGGITQHIGAYQVNVQGRKVTFLDTPGHEAFTALRARGAKVTDIVILVVAADDGVKPQTIEAINHAKAAGVPIIVAINKIDKPDANPDKVKAQLAEYGLAPEDWGGQTVTVPVSAKQLTGIDELLEMVLLVADLAELKADPEAKPMGVVIESRLDKGRGPVATLLVKNGTLKIGDIFVVGSTYGRVRALFTDKGARLEKAGPAMPVELLGCTEVPASGDVLEWMSTEKEARQIAEDRKHSQGKASRTKVVSLEDFSKHIKEGENKDLPLLIKADVQGSIDAITQSLQDAKVGNIGVHIVHAGVGGINESDIMLAKASGAILAGFNVGFEGNSEVLSLDEGVEVRKYNIIYNLIDDVKLAMEGILEPEYEEVVIGHAEVRQLFSFSKVGAIAGCFITDGKMVRGAGMRITRGKDKIYEGKLEALKRFKDDVKQVEQNYECGISINGYNDFKVGDVVEAFEVREKPRKR; translated from the coding sequence GTGGCAAAAATTAGAGTCAGCGCATTAGCCAAGGAACTAAAAACTACTTCAAAAGAGCTGTTGGTCATTCTCAAGACCCTGGGAATCGAAGCTAAAACAGCAACGTCTTCAATTGAAGAGGCCGAAGCGGAAAAGGTCAGGAATCAGGGGAAAAAAGAGAAAGCTCCCAAAAAAACAGAGAAACCGACCAAAGTTGAAAAGCCTAAAAAAAGTAAAGAAGACAAAGCACCTCCAGTTGTTGCTAAACCGGTTGTTGCCAAAGAAGCGCCAAAACCGGCAGCAGTAAAACCAGTTCCTCCAAAACCAGCGCCAAAGCCAGTTCCGCCGCCACCGCCGCCACCACCGCCACCCCCTCCAGCCCCGGTGGTTGTCCAAAAACCGGTTGTCCCCGTCGTACCGCCAAAACCGACCGTGCCGGCGATCGTGATCACCAGCGATGATATTTCGGTGAAAGACCTGTCTGATAAATTACAGATCAAAGCGTCAGACCTTATCAAAGAACTGATGAAAAAAGGGATGATGGTGACCATCAATCAACGGATCGCCTCTGAAGTGGCAAAAGAAGTCGGCATAGCCCTTGGCCGGGAGATCGAGCTTAAAGCGGCGCAGGAAGTGACCGTTACCCACCGGACGCATAACATTGAAAAACGGGCCCTCCGGCCGCCGGTAGTGACCGTCATGGGACACGTTGACCACGGGAAGACCAAACTGCTTGACGCGATCAGAAAAACCAAAGTTGCCGAAAGCGAAGCGGGCGGCATTACCCAGCATATTGGAGCCTACCAGGTCAACGTTCAGGGACGCAAGGTAACCTTTTTAGATACCCCCGGCCACGAAGCGTTCACCGCTCTTAGAGCGCGCGGCGCGAAAGTGACCGATATCGTTATTCTGGTCGTTGCGGCCGATGACGGGGTCAAGCCGCAAACGATCGAAGCGATCAACCATGCCAAAGCGGCCGGGGTGCCGATCATTGTGGCGATCAATAAAATTGATAAACCCGACGCTAATCCTGACAAGGTCAAAGCCCAGCTGGCTGAATATGGCCTGGCGCCGGAAGATTGGGGAGGTCAAACGGTGACCGTGCCGGTTTCGGCCAAACAACTGACCGGGATCGACGAACTTCTGGAAATGGTCCTGCTGGTTGCCGACCTGGCGGAGCTCAAAGCCGATCCGGAAGCCAAGCCGATGGGGGTGGTCATTGAATCGCGGCTCGATAAGGGACGCGGACCGGTGGCGACCTTGCTGGTCAAGAACGGGACATTGAAGATCGGCGATATATTTGTGGTCGGTTCGACTTACGGCAGGGTCCGGGCGTTGTTCACCGATAAAGGGGCCAGGCTGGAAAAAGCCGGGCCGGCGATGCCGGTCGAGCTGCTTGGCTGTACCGAGGTGCCGGCTTCAGGGGATGTGTTGGAGTGGATGTCGACCGAGAAAGAGGCTCGCCAGATCGCCGAGGATCGGAAGCATTCGCAGGGGAAAGCATCGCGGACCAAGGTTGTTTCGCTGGAAGATTTTTCCAAACATATCAAAGAGGGGGAGAACAAAGACCTTCCTCTCCTTATTAAAGCGGACGTGCAGGGGTCAATTGACGCGATTACCCAGTCGCTCCAGGACGCGAAAGTCGGAAATATCGGGGTCCACATTGTTCACGCCGGGGTTGGCGGGATCAATGAATCTGACATCATGCTGGCCAAAGCTTCCGGCGCGATCCTGGCCGGCTTTAACGTCGGCTTTGAAGGGAATTCGGAGGTCTTGAGCCTGGATGAAGGGGTTGAGGTCCGCAAATATAACATTATTTATAATTTGATCGACGATGTTAAACTGGCCATGGAAGGGATCCTGGAGCCGGAGTACGAAGAAGTGGTCATTGGCCACGCCGAAGTCCGCCAGCTATTCTCGTTCTCCAAGGTCGGGGCGATCGCCGGCTGTTTTATTACCGATGGCAAGATGGTGCGCGGGGCCGGGATGCGGATAACGCGCGGCAAAGACAAGATCTATGAAGGAAAGCTTGAAGCGCTCAAACGATTCAAGGACGATGTCAAGCAGGTGGAACAAAACTATGAATGCGGCATCTCGATCAATGGATATAACGACTTTAAGGTTGGAGATGTTGTTGAAGCTTTTGAGGTCAGAGAAAAACCGCGTAAAAGATGA
- a CDS encoding ROK family protein, translating into MFIGVDLGGTKIAAALVSATGKIVTDVNIPTEASKGKTHVLGAINKAIRHLIQTSPEPVKAIGLGVPGPILYEKGIVIGPPNLPGWKRVNLKKILEKEFSRPVFIDNDANCAALAEARFGAGVGRRHFIYITVSTGIGGGIIINGQLYRGANGSAGEFGHMIIDSQGFTCGCGNVGCFEAMASGTAVRKRAGMDGASVELAARQGDKKALAVINETAHYLAIGISNLVNIFNPELVILGGGVSKMRELLLNPVRKEFKKYALYLPAKSVKIVRAKLGTNAGILGAAALCL; encoded by the coding sequence ATGTTCATTGGAGTCGATCTTGGTGGGACAAAAATAGCGGCCGCGCTGGTTTCGGCGACCGGCAAAATCGTTACGGATGTCAACATCCCGACCGAAGCAAGCAAAGGGAAGACCCACGTCCTTGGCGCGATCAATAAAGCGATCCGGCACCTGATCCAGACCAGCCCCGAACCGGTCAAAGCGATCGGACTGGGCGTTCCGGGCCCGATCCTTTATGAAAAAGGGATCGTGATCGGCCCCCCCAACCTCCCCGGCTGGAAACGGGTCAATTTGAAAAAGATCCTGGAAAAAGAATTTTCCCGACCGGTTTTTATCGACAATGACGCCAACTGCGCCGCCCTGGCCGAGGCCAGGTTTGGCGCGGGGGTCGGCCGCCGCCACTTTATTTACATAACCGTCTCCACCGGGATCGGCGGCGGGATCATCATTAACGGCCAGCTCTACCGCGGGGCCAACGGTTCGGCTGGCGAATTCGGCCACATGATCATCGACTCCCAGGGCTTTACCTGCGGCTGCGGCAATGTCGGCTGTTTTGAAGCAATGGCCTCCGGTACCGCTGTTAGAAAACGGGCCGGTATGGACGGGGCCTCTGTAGAGCTCGCCGCCCGCCAGGGGGACAAAAAAGCGCTAGCGGTGATCAACGAAACCGCACACTACCTGGCGATAGGGATCTCCAACCTGGTCAATATTTTTAATCCAGAGCTGGTCATCCTGGGAGGCGGAGTTTCCAAAATGCGGGAGCTGCTCTTGAACCCGGTCCGCAAAGAATTCAAAAAATATGCCCTCTATCTGCCGGCAAAATCGGTCAAGATCGTCAGGGCGAAGCTCGGCACCAACGCCGGCATCCTGGGAGCCGCAGCCCTGTGTCTATAG
- the rbfA gene encoding 30S ribosome-binding factor RbfA, whose translation MTRQERVEELIREEISTIIREDVNDPRIGFVSITKVEVSPDLRNANIHVSIFGDENQKAEAMDGLNSATRFIRGALGNRIDFRVTPEIRFVRDDSLEKGSNVLNLIRKLKNEKPNKRASKKG comes from the coding sequence ATGACCAGACAAGAAAGAGTTGAAGAATTGATCCGGGAAGAGATCAGTACGATCATCCGCGAGGATGTCAATGATCCCCGGATCGGTTTTGTCAGCATTACCAAAGTTGAGGTCTCCCCCGACCTGCGCAACGCTAATATCCACGTCAGTATTTTTGGCGATGAAAATCAAAAGGCGGAAGCGATGGACGGGTTGAACTCTGCCACCAGGTTTATCCGCGGCGCGCTGGGGAACCGGATCGATTTCCGGGTGACCCCCGAGATCCGTTTTGTCCGGGACGATTCGCTGGAGAAAGGGAGCAATGTCTTAAACCTTATCCGAAAGCTGAAAAATGAAAAACCAAATAAAAGAGCTTCTAAAAAAGGTTAA
- the groES gene encoding co-chaperone GroES has protein sequence MVKAKLTPIGDKIVVKQAPEEVKTKSGIVLPDTAKEKPSEGTVVAVGSGRYENGQKVAPEVKVGDKVIYSKYGGTEVKINEEEYIILSERDILAIKA, from the coding sequence ATGGTAAAAGCAAAGTTGACCCCGATCGGCGACAAAATAGTCGTGAAACAGGCTCCGGAAGAGGTTAAGACCAAATCCGGGATCGTTCTTCCGGATACCGCTAAAGAAAAGCCGTCCGAAGGGACAGTGGTGGCGGTGGGGAGCGGACGATATGAGAATGGCCAGAAGGTCGCGCCCGAAGTTAAGGTTGGCGATAAAGTTATTTACAGCAAATACGGCGGGACCGAAGTCAAAATTAATGAAGAAGAATACATTATATTGTCCGAAAGGGATATTCTAGCGATCAAAGCATAA
- the groL gene encoding chaperonin GroEL (60 kDa chaperone family; promotes refolding of misfolded polypeptides especially under stressful conditions; forms two stacked rings of heptamers to form a barrel-shaped 14mer; ends can be capped by GroES; misfolded proteins enter the barrel where they are refolded when GroES binds), which yields MGAKEILFGDEAWKKLERGVAKVANVVKVTLGPRGRNVVLEKKWGSPTITNDGVTIAKEIDLEDPFENMGAQLLREVASKTNDIAGDGTTTATVLGHIIFKEGLKNVVSGANPMSIKRGIQMAVDMAIEDLKEIKKSVNSKESIAQVATISANNDPEIGNLISDAMEKVGKDGVITVEESKGIETTLDVVEGMQFDKGYASPYMVTDRERMECVLEDAYLLITDKKISAIKDLLPSLEKVVQMGKPLLILADEIEGEALATLVVNKLRGTINAVAVKAPGFGDRRKAMLDDIAVLTGGEVVAEEKGMNLETVNEAWLGRAKKVVVRKEDTTIIEGAGTAKAVKERIAQIKKEIEASDSSYDKEKLQERLAKLSGGVAVIKAGAATETELKEKKHRIEDALSATRAAVEEGIIPGGGCAFVHIVSEPKSKLMDLWATAQGDEKVGVAIVVRALEEPLKQIAFNAGLEGSVVVERVKKEKAGIGFNAQSLEYTDMFKAGIVDPLKVTRSALQNAASIASMLLTTEALVAEKPEEEKKAAAPAMPGGGYGDMM from the coding sequence ATGGGAGCAAAAGAGATACTGTTTGGAGATGAAGCATGGAAGAAGCTGGAAAGAGGAGTGGCGAAAGTTGCCAACGTGGTCAAAGTGACCCTGGGTCCCCGCGGCCGAAACGTTGTTTTGGAGAAAAAATGGGGTTCACCCACTATCACCAATGACGGCGTGACCATTGCCAAGGAAATTGACCTGGAAGATCCGTTCGAGAATATGGGGGCGCAGTTGCTGCGCGAGGTCGCCAGCAAGACCAACGATATCGCGGGAGACGGGACGACCACCGCGACCGTTCTGGGCCACATTATTTTTAAGGAAGGGTTAAAGAACGTCGTTTCCGGCGCCAACCCGATGTCGATCAAGCGCGGGATCCAGATGGCGGTTGACATGGCGATCGAAGACCTGAAAGAGATCAAAAAGTCGGTCAATTCAAAAGAATCGATCGCCCAGGTCGCTACGATCTCGGCCAACAACGACCCGGAGATCGGCAACCTGATCTCCGACGCGATGGAAAAAGTCGGCAAGGACGGGGTGATCACCGTTGAAGAGTCAAAGGGGATCGAAACCACCCTGGACGTTGTTGAAGGGATGCAGTTCGACAAGGGATACGCTTCGCCTTACATGGTGACCGACCGTGAACGGATGGAATGCGTCCTTGAAGACGCTTACCTGCTGATCACCGACAAAAAGATCAGCGCGATCAAGGATCTTTTACCGTCGCTGGAGAAGGTTGTCCAGATGGGTAAACCGCTCCTGATCCTGGCCGATGAGATCGAAGGGGAAGCGCTGGCGACCCTGGTGGTCAACAAACTGCGCGGCACCATTAACGCCGTCGCGGTCAAGGCCCCTGGTTTCGGCGACCGGCGGAAAGCGATGCTCGATGATATCGCGGTCCTGACCGGCGGCGAAGTCGTGGCCGAAGAGAAGGGGATGAACCTGGAGACCGTTAACGAAGCGTGGTTGGGCCGGGCCAAAAAAGTGGTTGTCCGCAAAGAGGATACCACCATCATTGAAGGGGCCGGCACCGCCAAAGCGGTCAAAGAACGGATCGCCCAGATCAAGAAAGAGATCGAAGCTTCCGATTCTTCCTATGATAAGGAAAAGCTTCAGGAAAGGCTGGCCAAGCTCTCTGGCGGCGTCGCGGTCATCAAGGCCGGGGCGGCGACCGAGACCGAGCTGAAGGAAAAGAAGCACCGGATCGAAGATGCCCTGTCGGCGACCCGTGCCGCGGTTGAAGAAGGGATCATTCCGGGCGGCGGCTGTGCCTTTGTCCACATTGTTTCCGAGCCGAAGTCGAAACTGATGGATCTTTGGGCCACAGCCCAGGGAGACGAAAAAGTCGGCGTGGCGATCGTGGTCAGGGCGCTCGAAGAGCCGCTCAAACAGATCGCTTTCAATGCCGGACTGGAAGGGTCTGTTGTGGTTGAACGGGTCAAGAAAGAGAAGGCCGGGATCGGTTTCAACGCCCAGTCGCTTGAATATACTGACATGTTCAAGGCGGGGATCGTTGATCCGCTCAAGGTTACCCGCTCTGCCCTGCAGAATGCCGCTTCGATCGCTTCCATGCTCCTGACCACCGAAGCTTTGGTGGCCGAGAAGCCGGAAGAGGAAAAGAAGGCGGCCGCTCCCGCGATGCCGGGGGGCGGTTACGGCGACATGATGTAA